From Elusimicrobiales bacterium, a single genomic window includes:
- a CDS encoding SWIM zinc finger family protein: MASWGYGWRPYVPVAERRRKAVLQMEKLRKKGEAASPVRIEGRQIARTFWGKAWCAHLEKFSDYENRLPRGRSYVRNGSVCHLDIKKGEIQARVMGSRLYTVKVAVNPLPDDRWKAVKKCCGGEVASLLDLLRGKLSDTVMAVVTNRDKGLFPLPKEIALNCSCPDWAGMCKHVAAVLYGVGARLDEKPELLFLLRGVNHEELVGSAQAGSVIARGRKGGKHKKLSDRNLEEVFGIELAPPPSLRKGKQRKTEPRKIHAPKSGRRAAQ, from the coding sequence ATGGCTTCTTGGGGATATGGATGGCGGCCTTATGTGCCTGTTGCGGAGCGGCGGCGCAAAGCGGTTCTGCAAATGGAAAAGCTGCGCAAGAAGGGGGAAGCGGCTTCACCGGTCCGCATAGAAGGGCGGCAAATCGCCCGCACCTTCTGGGGCAAGGCCTGGTGCGCGCATCTGGAAAAATTCAGCGATTACGAGAACCGCCTGCCGCGCGGACGGTCATACGTTCGCAACGGTTCGGTCTGCCACCTTGATATCAAGAAAGGCGAGATACAGGCCAGGGTGATGGGCTCCCGCCTCTATACTGTCAAAGTTGCGGTGAACCCGCTCCCGGATGACCGGTGGAAAGCGGTCAAAAAATGCTGTGGCGGGGAAGTCGCGTCCCTCCTGGACCTTTTGCGCGGAAAACTGTCGGACACCGTTATGGCGGTTGTTACCAACCGCGACAAAGGGCTGTTCCCTCTGCCGAAGGAAATCGCGTTGAACTGCTCCTGCCCGGACTGGGCCGGTATGTGCAAGCACGTGGCGGCGGTTCTCTACGGAGTGGGCGCGCGTCTGGATGAAAAACCGGAGCTTCTATTCTTGTTGCGCGGCGTCAATCATGAAGAGCTTGTCGGTTCGGCACAGGCCGGCAGCGTCATCGCCAGGGGCAGGAAAGGCGGCAAACACAAGAAGCTCTCGGACAGAAATCTGGAAGAGGTGTTTGGTATAGAACTCGCGCCGCCGCCCTCTCTGCGGAAGGGAAAACAGCGAAAAACTGAACCGCGAAAAATTCATGCTCCCAAGAGCGGCCGCCGCGCAGCACAATAG
- the cas3 gene encoding CRISPR-associated helicase Cas3', translating into MNEHSGNVARRAAAFAEKFDSAKWAELAGLLHDIGKASPQWQRYLEQSSGGQPCSVYPQHSIYGACHAVSKYGDGVGRVLAYIIAGHHAGLSDWQTAQSGANGLKYKLDAQKQSMQSSITAYADALVPGKNAPVPPLKACPDDKGEAYIHLWIRLLFSCLVDADRLDAESAENKERAGLREKFEPLEKLAERFFAHMAKMEADPNPGPVNIIRREVRGYCETAAEQPPGFFSLSVPTGGGKTLSGMAFAFRHALRHQSSRIIYVIPYTSILEQTADTLKKILGPENVIEHHSTVEPENETEQSRLACENWDAPVIVTTNVQFFESLYAAKAGRCRKLHNIVNSVVILDEAQLLPPTLLHPCVTAMKQLTRCYGVTFVLSTATQPAWDELEADTREITPASARLYERLRRVQYNIAAHDAAPISWQDIAGELQKHEQALCVVNTRRDCYDLFRLMPEGTIHLSALMCGQHRAGVIAKIKKLLSDKKPVRVVSTQLVEAGVDIDFPIVYRARAGLDSIAQSAGRCNREGKLKVGEVNVFIPENERLPPLLRKGRDTTIEMQCSSGCNLHESETFKKYFKNFYQRGTSNGKEEFHDYFVRNVGSVDFQFRKAEDWFRLIDDYSRPVIVRYSGNEKLIAALRAAGPTREIMRNLQRYMVNIPARLVPQMAADGRLEQLEDEILLQGLLSYNEQTGLDLNGEIPPETLMA; encoded by the coding sequence CTGAATGAGCATTCCGGCAATGTCGCGCGCCGCGCTGCCGCCTTTGCGGAGAAATTCGATTCCGCGAAATGGGCGGAACTTGCAGGATTGTTGCACGATATCGGAAAAGCCTCGCCGCAATGGCAGCGATATCTTGAACAATCCAGCGGGGGCCAACCCTGTTCCGTTTATCCGCAGCATTCTATTTACGGGGCGTGCCATGCGGTTTCCAAATATGGCGATGGCGTCGGGAGAGTTCTTGCCTATATAATCGCCGGACACCACGCCGGTCTTTCCGATTGGCAGACGGCCCAATCCGGAGCCAATGGATTGAAATACAAATTAGATGCGCAGAAACAGTCCATGCAGTCTTCTATTACTGCTTACGCCGATGCCCTTGTTCCTGGAAAAAATGCGCCGGTTCCTCCCTTAAAAGCATGTCCTGACGATAAAGGCGAGGCATATATTCATTTGTGGATACGTCTGCTTTTTTCCTGCCTCGTGGATGCGGACAGGCTTGACGCCGAGTCCGCCGAAAACAAAGAACGGGCCGGTCTTCGTGAGAAGTTTGAGCCTTTGGAAAAGTTGGCGGAGCGCTTTTTCGCGCACATGGCGAAAATGGAGGCAGACCCCAATCCCGGTCCGGTCAACATTATCCGGCGGGAAGTGCGCGGCTATTGCGAAACGGCAGCGGAACAGCCGCCCGGTTTTTTCAGCTTGAGCGTTCCTACCGGCGGCGGGAAAACATTGTCCGGCATGGCTTTTGCATTTCGCCATGCGTTGCGGCATCAAAGCAGCAGGATAATCTATGTCATCCCTTATACAAGCATTCTGGAGCAAACAGCCGACACGCTAAAAAAAATACTTGGGCCTGAAAATGTGATTGAACATCACAGCACTGTGGAGCCGGAAAATGAAACCGAACAATCCCGTCTCGCCTGCGAGAACTGGGATGCCCCTGTAATAGTTACCACGAATGTGCAGTTTTTTGAGTCGTTATATGCCGCCAAAGCCGGGCGTTGCCGCAAGCTGCACAATATCGTTAACAGCGTCGTCATACTCGACGAGGCGCAATTGCTTCCGCCCACATTGCTTCACCCGTGCGTTACCGCGATGAAGCAATTGACGCGTTGCTATGGCGTAACTTTTGTTTTGTCCACCGCCACGCAGCCTGCATGGGATGAGCTTGAAGCTGACACACGCGAAATCACACCGGCATCCGCAAGACTGTATGAACGTTTACGCAGGGTGCAGTACAATATTGCCGCCCACGATGCTGCTCCGATTTCATGGCAGGACATTGCAGGAGAATTGCAAAAGCATGAACAGGCCCTTTGCGTGGTAAATACCCGCCGCGATTGTTACGACCTGTTCCGACTTATGCCGGAGGGAACCATACATCTTTCCGCTCTTATGTGCGGACAACACAGGGCGGGAGTGATAGCGAAAATAAAAAAATTGCTCTCTGACAAAAAGCCGGTGCGCGTGGTAAGCACTCAACTTGTGGAAGCGGGGGTTGATATAGATTTCCCCATAGTCTACCGTGCCCGCGCGGGGCTGGATTCAATTGCCCAATCCGCAGGGCGTTGCAACCGGGAAGGGAAATTGAAGGTGGGAGAAGTTAATGTATTTATCCCCGAAAACGAACGCCTGCCACCGTTACTGAGAAAAGGCAGAGATACAACAATTGAAATGCAATGCTCATCTGGTTGCAATCTGCATGAGTCGGAAACATTCAAGAAGTACTTCAAAAATTTTTATCAGAGAGGCACCAGCAACGGGAAAGAGGAATTTCACGATTACTTCGTCAGGAATGTCGGTTCCGTTGACTTCCAATTTCGAAAGGCAGAGGACTGGTTCCGTCTTATAGACGATTACAGCCGCCCCGTGATAGTCCGCTACAGCGGTAATGAAAAGTTGATAGCTGCTTTGCGCGCCGCAGGGCCGACGCGCGAGATAATGCGGAACCTGCAACGTTATATGGTCAACATCCCCGCGCGGCTGGTTCCTCAAATGGCAGCCGACGGCAGACTTGAACAGTTGGAAGACGAAATTCTTTTACAGGGCTTGCTTTCATATAATGAGCAAACCGGACTTGATTTGAACGGCGAAATACCGCCGGAAACCTTGATGGCATAG
- the cas5c gene encoding type I-C CRISPR-associated protein Cas5c gives MKGFCLEASGPYACFTRPEMKVERVSYDVITPSAARAIFDAVLWKPAIRWHIKKIEVLAPIKWFSIRRNEVGGVASPGKKGIYIEDDRQQRAGLILRDVKYRLHAEFEFIPTEKRQKTVNPLPENFSDEDERAEMRKDETPAKYAAMFERRAKKGQCFNQPYLGCREFAADVRLVDPQAESSTPINETRDLSIMLYDMDYADPQNPKPLFFRAMMQYGIITVPDHNSAEVMR, from the coding sequence ATGAAAGGATTCTGTCTGGAAGCGAGCGGGCCGTACGCCTGCTTTACCCGTCCTGAAATGAAAGTTGAACGGGTGAGCTATGACGTTATCACCCCGTCCGCCGCGCGCGCCATATTTGACGCGGTGTTGTGGAAACCGGCCATACGCTGGCATATCAAAAAGATAGAGGTTCTCGCGCCGATAAAATGGTTTTCAATAAGGCGCAACGAAGTGGGCGGGGTTGCCTCCCCCGGCAAAAAAGGCATATATATAGAGGACGACAGGCAGCAGCGCGCGGGACTTATACTGCGCGACGTGAAATACCGGCTTCATGCCGAGTTTGAGTTCATCCCGACGGAGAAACGGCAAAAAACCGTAAACCCCTTGCCGGAAAACTTTTCCGACGAAGATGAGCGCGCGGAAATGCGCAAAGACGAAACCCCCGCAAAATACGCGGCGATGTTTGAACGCCGCGCGAAAAAAGGGCAGTGCTTTAATCAGCCATACCTCGGCTGCCGGGAATTCGCGGCTGATGTGCGGCTGGTTGACCCTCAAGCAGAGTCGTCCACGCCGATAAACGAAACCCGCGACCTCAGCATAATGCTCTACGATATGGATTACGCCGACCCGCAAAACCCGAAGCCGTTGTTTTTCAGGGCGATGATGCAGTACGGCATAATCACGGTGCCGGACCATAACAGCGCGGAGGTGATGAGATGA